The sequence GCACCGATGCCAAGGGGTGCCGCGAGGGGATCATGGTGGGGTGCACGCGCACGCTTATCCCGTCCTCCTCGTCCTTGGCTACGGCCAGGAGCTTGATGACGTAGCCGAGTTCGCGGGCGAAGGTGATGTCCGCGGGCGTCACGCCGGTTATGCCCTCCGCGTAGACGTCGTCCAGGGTCACGCGCGAGTTGAAGGCCATGGAGGCCAGGATGGCCAGCTTGGCCGCCGCGTCCTTCCCCTCCACGTCATAGGCGGGATCGGCTTCCGCGTAGCCCAGTTGCTGCGCCTTGGCCAGGGCCTCCTCGAAGCGCAGCCCCTCCTCGCTCATGCGGGTGAGGATGTAGTTGGTGGTGCCGTTGACGATGCCCAGCACCTGGTCGATGGCGTTCCCGGCCAGGCACTGCTTGAGGGGCATGAGGATGGGTATGCCGCCCCCCACCGCCGCCTCGTACGCGAGGTCGACTCCATGCGCCTCGGCGGCCTGCAGCAGCTCCCCCCCGTGTGTGCTCATGAGCTCCTTGTTGGCGCACACCACGTGCTTGCCCCGCGAGAGGGCCTCGAGGATGAAGGTGCGCGCCGGCTCGATGCCCCCCATCACCTCCACCAGGATGTCCACCTCCGGGTCGCAGATGACCTCCATGGCGTCGGTGGTGAGCGCCTCCTCCGGCAACTCCACGTAGCGCGGATCGGCGAAGTCCCGCACCGCGACGCGCTTGACGCGAATATCGCAGCCCACGCGGCGTGAGATGAGGTCGGCGTTCTCCCTTAGGATGCGCACCACCCCGGAACCCACCGTCCCGCATCCTATCTGTCCCACGTGCACTACCCGTCTTTTCTCCGCCATGTATCCTCCCGCGCGGCTCGCCCTGCAGTGCAGGCTCCGTCGTTCAAGGAGTATTCTACAGGACCGAAAAGGTCCCTGCACCAGGAGGAAGCAAACCCTCCCGCGGCGCTCTTCAAGGACGGGGGGGCGCGTATCGCTCCCCTGCCTGCGGGCGCCGATCGCAGAAGCGTCTTCCGACGCGCTCACCGTTCCGGCAGGCACGCGGGTCCCGCCTTTCCGTTGCGGGCGCGGGGGAAAGTAATATAATCCTCTTATGAAACTCAAGGGACCGGTGCTGCAGGTGGCCCTGGATTTCGTGGACCTGGAGAGGGCCGTCAAGGTCGCGGAGGAGGCGGTCGCGGGCGGCGCGGACTGGCTGGAGGCCGGCACCCCCCTCATCAAGAGCGAGGGGCTGAACGCGGTGCGTGCCCTGCGTGAACGTTTCCCCCACCACGTGATCATCGCCGACATGAAGACCATGGACGCCGGCCGCGCGGAAGTGGAAGCGGCGGCGAAGGCCGGCGCCAACATCATCGACGTCCTGGGGGCGGCATCAGACGCCACGGTGCGGGAATGCGTGGAAGCCGCCAACAACTACGGCGCCGAGATCGTGGTGGACCTCATCGAGGTGGGTGACCCGGTGGAGCGGGCGAGGGCCGCGGAGGCGGCGGGAGCGCACTACATCGCCGTACACACCGCCATCGACATGCAGATGCGCGGCCTGGACCCCTTCGAGAAGCTGAGGCTGGTGGCCAACTCGGTGAGCGTC is a genomic window of Actinomycetota bacterium containing:
- a CDS encoding homoserine dehydrogenase yields the protein MAEKRRVVHVGQIGCGTVGSGVVRILRENADLISRRVGCDIRVKRVAVRDFADPRYVELPEEALTTDAMEVICDPEVDILVEVMGGIEPARTFILEALSRGKHVVCANKELMSTHGGELLQAAEAHGVDLAYEAAVGGGIPILMPLKQCLAGNAIDQVLGIVNGTTNYILTRMSEEGLRFEEALAKAQQLGYAEADPAYDVEGKDAAAKLAILASMAFNSRVTLDDVYAEGITGVTPADITFARELGYVIKLLAVAKDEEDGISVRVHPTMIPSRHPLASVRDENNAIFVSGDAVGELMFYGKGAGSLPAASAVVGDVIAIARNILGGGRLVGCTCFYQKPVKNIRDVFSRYFMIFDVPDRPGVLAKIAGVFGSNGVSIKSVIQHGTGGEARIVLITHTVKEENLQATVRGLQELEEVNRIVSLIRVEDPEED